DNA from Camelus dromedarius isolate mCamDro1 chromosome X, mCamDro1.pat, whole genome shotgun sequence:
CCCCCACATCcaggtttctcttttctcattctcagATTCAAGGCCTGTGGATTTAAATACCTTGGAGGTACTTGATGCCAGCTGAACCAGcccaaagaaatcaaaatggtAGAAGCTACTGTCCATAGGCAAAATGGGAAACACGTACACCTATAAATTGCTGGTGGCAGTAGAAATTGGTTTCAACCTTTCTGACGATCAAATATAGGAGCGCTACAAAACTGTTCATCTCCTTTGACTCTGACCTTCACACCCGGGGGCCGCAGCCCCGGCAGGACCCCGCTGCGGGCCGTGGGGCACCCGGCCTCCTCTACTCGCGGTGGGTTGGCTGGTGCTTCTGCAGCGCCGAGCGCCTCTTGAACACGCGGCCGCACTCGCTGCACTCGCAGCGCCTCGCTCCGCTGTGGGTCCTCCGATGGCGACTCAGGCCAGAGCTCCTCCGGAAGGCTTTTCCGCACTTGTCGCACTCGTAGGGCTTCAGTCCGCTGTGGATCCGCCGGTGTTTGATCAGGTCGGAGGGCCCCCGGAAGGCCTTGCCGCAGTCGCCGCACGCATAGGGCCGCTCCCCTGTGTGGATGCGCTGGTGCTCCAGGAGGCTGGAGCTCTGTCGGAAGGCCTTCCCGCACTGGCCGCACTCGTATGGCTTCTCGCCCGTGTGGATCCGCCGGTGCTTGGTGAGCTCCGAGCTCCTCCGGAAGAGCTTGCCGCAGTGGGGACACCCGTAGGGCTTGGCCCCGCTGTGGATGCGCTGGTGCTCGGCCAGGCCGTTGACCCCTCGGAAGGACTTGCCACAGTCATCACAGTCGAAGGGTAGGTGGCCAGTGTGCATTCGCTGGTGCTTGAGAAGTTCCTGGCGATCCAGGAAATCCCTGCTACAAGTCTTGCAGGCAAAGGGCTTTTCCGACAACGTGTGAAGCTTCTGATGTCGGAAGAGGTGGGTGTTCACTTTGAAGGACCGCCCACATTCCTCACAGTCATAGGGCTTCTCCCTGCTGTGGACGCGCAGATGCTGACTGAGGCCGGCGTTCTTCTTAAACCTTTTCCCACATTCTTCACACTCAAAGGGCTTCGCCTCCCTCTCCATTTGCTCCCTCTTCTCCACCGCATCGTCAAGGGCGCGgctggggccgggccggggctCCGCTGCCACGTGGGTCTTCCGGTGCTCGTTGAACTCAGAGACCCCCTTGAAGACCTTCCCGCAATCGCCACACTCCCAGCCCTTCTCCTCACTGTGAATTCTCTGGTGCTGCACTAGGAGAACCTTAAGCCGAAAGGCATCCCCACACTCTTTACATGCAAAGTGATGTTCTACAGGCATATTCTgggggctccctcccctcccctctgagtCCCCGTTCTGTTTGACCTCAGGGCTGGGCTCAGTGGCCCTCAGGGAGCTCGTGGATGCCATCTCCTGTGACTGGGCGTCTTCACCCATCGCCTGCTGTTGGGTCACCCAGATGCTTTCTGAAATGAAAAccacagaggaggaagaaaggaggttACTCTCCTTGGTCAAGGATCACTCTCCTCCTGAGACAGCTGCTGAGCCCGTGCCTGGAGGCCAGGGTGCACAGTGGCTGGTACCCACCTGACCAGAAGCACAGAGCATAGATGGAAGGGACAGAAGGGCCTGAATCCAGGTGACTGAGGagcccccacaccccctccccaaagcctCAGTTGGGCCTCCCCCACCACATCCTCacctttcttcagttttctttttcactctccaGAAGGCTTAGCT
Protein-coding regions in this window:
- the ZNF275 gene encoding zinc finger protein 275 — encoded protein: MGEDAQSQEMASTSSLRATEPSPEVKQNGDSEGRGGSPQNMPVEHHFACKECGDAFRLKVLLVQHQRIHSEEKGWECGDCGKVFKGVSEFNEHRKTHVAAEPRPGPSRALDDAVEKREQMEREAKPFECEECGKRFKKNAGLSQHLRVHSREKPYDCEECGRSFKVNTHLFRHQKLHTLSEKPFACKTCSRDFLDRQELLKHQRMHTGHLPFDCDDCGKSFRGVNGLAEHQRIHSGAKPYGCPHCGKLFRRSSELTKHRRIHTGEKPYECGQCGKAFRQSSSLLEHQRIHTGERPYACGDCGKAFRGPSDLIKHRRIHSGLKPYECDKCGKAFRRSSGLSRHRRTHSGARRCECSECGRVFKRRSALQKHQPTHRE